The genomic window GCCAGTCCCCCTGGACGCCATGGCAGGTAGTGGACACATAGGAGGCTCTCCTGAcctcccctggggtgggggtcccCTCTGCCCTTGCTGTCAGGAGGACAGGCCCTGGGGACAACTGAAGAAGTGAGCAGGCAATGAGAGAGGGCCCCCTCTGCACGGTGGTGACATTTGGGGGCCGAGGGAGGTGCTGGACAGAACCCTGGCTCCCTAACGTCCTGCGGTTCCTGCTAGAGCActgaggcgggggagggggagcttcTGCAGGAGGAAAGGAGTTGGGGGGCTGTGGTCCCAGGccccagggagcagaggggaggctgggggctcaGAGCTGCCTGAGAATCCATCCCCTTTGCAGCCCCgccctgcctgccccctccccaatcTGAGGGCCCACCCAGGACGAAGGGCTGCACCTCTGCCTCGGAGCCCAGCTGCCTGTGGAGAGCTACTGTGTGCCATGAGCAGAGCAGGCGCAGCCTTCCCTGCCCACCTGGCACCGAGGGTCTGGGGTGGAAGGGGTGGACAGAGGGGTGGCCAGGCCTCCCTGGAGGAGGTCAGGTGGTCAGAGCCTCCTGCCGTGGACCTTCTCTGTGGCCTCTGCCTGGCAGccgagtggggtggggggatggcctCTGGGTGGCAGGGGGAAGCAGGAGCCCAGCCCCCACAGGGGCCAGTTGAAGGAAAAGCCAGACTCCAACTCTgctgcccaccctccacccccagcaccGTCTCCCCCTTCCTGGGCCCCAGGCTGGACCAGTTGCCCATGGGCTTGTCACCCTTCAAGCAGCTGATGGCTTATGAGCAGCGCAGGCGCTGCGAGGCCCAGACCTGGAGCCCCaggcccacctcctcctccttgcaTGGGAGGACCAGGAGCCCAGGGAGGCAGAGCCAAGCCTGGGGCGAGGAAGCACTTGGGACCGGGTGGAGAAGGAGGGTCCCTACTAGGCCACTCGGGGAGGAGCCCACAGGGGCTGCCGTAGGGGAAGGAGCAAAGACCGGAACACCCATCGCCCGGCAGACTGCCTCTCCTGGGCCCTTGGGCGCAAGAGCTGACTCGGCTGCTGACTGCAGACCCCGGTCAACTCCAGAGAGTCCCAGCCGGCCCAGAGCTAGAGCCAAGGGCCCAGCCCATTCCTGGGCAGCTTCTGAGctggggctgcttccacagcTACCCCCGGAGGGTTGGGCCCCTGCATCCTCTGCTGAATCCTCTGCTGCATTTCTGCGCCCCGCCCCCCACAAGGAGCTGGGGCCACACCCAGCGCCTCCCCAGCACCAGAGCTATatttaatgttaacattttgtgcattaaaattcagattcaataaaatataacCTTGTAATGACTAAATTGTGCGGTTCAGAGGCATTAAGAGCCCCATATGCTGTGCACCCGGCACCCTGTCCACTTGcagcctctcttcctctccccaaaaggaaggaaggctggTCCCCAAGGcagccactccctcctcctcccagccccgaGCCCTCGGCAGCGGCTCCTGTATCTTTTTCCGTGGCTTTACCTCGACTGGATTATTTCTATAAATGAAACGATGTAACATGTGGCTTTTTGCATctgtttcacatattttaagtGGGGACTGATTAATTGTGCCTTTTGCCTGTATTTAAAATAGCACTTTatgatttaaaaaggaaatcccaGTGAAGGCGGAAGCCTCTACAGCAGATGTGTTCAGAATCCCGGGGTGGAAACTGCTGTTGTAGGTGTCGTAGGAGGCCAGGAGCCATAAGGCAAAGGGTGGCTGTGGTGTCCAACAAGGAAAACGCCACCAATGGAAAGACCacgcgcggggggcgggggggggggaagggagggggcgaCCGGACAGATAGCCTTGCTTGGGACGGTGCCACCTGCTGCCGGGGCACAGGCTCTGAAGTCAGACAGACGCAGTGACCAGGGAAGCCTCAGTTTGCGCCTCCGTGAAGTGGGGCAGCAGCGGCCTCCTCTGGTGACGTGAAGACGGGTTCAGTGAGACTGCGCCGGGGGTGCCTGCACCTGCCAGGACCTCAGCCGCTCCCCGCTCCATGATGAGGACCCTACACAGGGCCGCCAGGAGAGGGCGCCCTCCCTCGGGAGGCACATTCTAGGCCAAGGGCGCCCTGTGAACCAGTGTAGCTGTCCCTCGGGTGCGACCAGAGGTGCCCGAGGACGAGACCCCGGAAGAAAGCAGTGTGTGGGGCGCTGCGCAGGACCTGTGCCTACTccactgccccctgccctgtTGGCTGGTGCTTAATAAAAGTCTCAGAGTCTAGTAGTGTCTCTCCTCCAACTTGCTGCTTCACGGCCATCCTATTCTTGGCCCTTGTATTTCTGCACACATTTTGACATGAGCGCGGCAGCTTCCCAGCCTCAGCCCCAAGCGGTGAGCAGCGGCAGCTTCCGCACCAGAGCTCCCTCCCCGCCCGgggggacaattttttttttcccaaaagttctgtttctgtttcatatacTTGATGATTTATtagactttatattttaaaatttacatagagAAAAGGTACCTTTTAATCATCTTAGGTGGTTTTCCAGGAATgctcctctgctctctgctccatTCATTTCGCTCTAATCCCtatgatttcctcccttctctaACTCTGGGCTCACTTGCCTCCTCTTTTTCTGGCTCACCAAGTCCTCTCCCAGGCAGCCCTGGCACCGGCAGGCACAGAGAGCCTGGGTGGTGGGAAGGCAAGCACAAGCCAGAGGAGACCCAGCTGCCTGGGCATTTTCTGCCCCACCTGGAGCCCAGGCTACTCTCGGATTCCACTTGCACCTGAAATGCTCTTGCTGTTGAGAATATATGTCATGTCACACGTGAGAAATGAGTGGTCTATGGCTTGACTTCCCACTCACAGCCTGGGGCGCCCTGTGCTCTCTGGTCCAAGCTCCAACTCCGTTTTGCTGAGTTGCGCTGCCGTGGTCACGCAGCCCTGCCCATTACCACTGCTGTCCTCGGAGAACTTCCCTCCTGTCTTCTGGGGCGGGTCcctgccacctgtgccacaggcacCCCAGAGCACCACTCCTGCACGGCTCTGACCACTGCACGGCCAGCCCTCCATGCAGCCACAAGGCACCCATCGAAGAGCCAGGGCCAGAGGCAGCTCCAAGTCCACAGACCATAGGACCCTGAGTCCCGGGAACGTTACATGCAGCCTGGCTCCGAAGTGGAGACCAACATGAGCTTTGCCCTTGAGTCCTCTGATGGCCAAGGACAGATGCCAAGCCCGACTCTGCAGcacccctgcagcccctcccagggCTCCCCAATCCTTACCCACAAAAGGAACCAAGAAGCCCCTAAAGCTGCACCCTATTACAGGGCACCCTGAAGAGTGCAGGGCTGCTGCTGACCTTGCCATGCACTGCCCCCCCCCGACTCTTCTGGGGGTCGAGCTCCTCAGTCTCCCCAGTCCACAGCCTCAGCTCAGCTTCCAGCAGCACCTCCTTCCCAGCACGGCTGCCTGCAATGGCTACACAGCCCCAAGCCCCCAGTCTCAggggctgcaggcacagctccAGCAGGCAGGAGGCCTGGTGGACAAGAGCTAATGGACAAGAGCACCCTGGTAATCCAGGCGGTGGGGTTGTCCCCTAGGTCCCCTCACTCAGACATCTCTGGGCGCAGACCCCTCCTGAGCAGGCACCACAGCCCTCGGAGGGCACAGGCAGTCTCCTCCTTCCCTTGGGTAGATGACACACCACTTAAGCTCTCCCCACGCCAATGCTGCGGCTGAGAAGACTACCCAGATTGCACCTTCCCGCTCCCAACCTGCAGTGGCCCCGATCCTAGCTGGGCATCAGAGCCCTGTGATCTGGCCCAGAGGACCTCCGCCGTGGGCACCCCTCTCCCTCACTCAGCCCCCCAGAGCTTTCCTCACCCAGGGACCCTGCCAAGCCCTTGCCTCCTCCTCATGTGCCCCCATCCACAGGGACTCACCTCCAGGGTTGGGCTCAGGGGCCGCTTCTTGGGCTCCTGTGCACAGCATGGCCTCTGAGGGGACTTCTCAGTTTGACTGGGCTTGGTCACTGAGACCTGAGTGACCCCAAGCACTAGAGCCAAGTGGCTCGTCTATAGAACAGGGGGAATGCCCTGAGTGCCTGGGAGGGGCTCCCTAAGACCGGGAATCACCCCCACAGCCTTGAGTCCTCACTGTGGGGCCACCTCTGGGGGCCCCTCCAGccccttacaccagccaggaCGCGGCTGGACCTCCAGCGTGTCCCAGGGTCCTGCCAGGGAAGGGGGGGGGCGctgtggaggagggagtgggaactGCCAACTCGTGTCTTCTGCCACCTCCAGGTCCCCTACTCAGCCCTGCACTGAGCTGGCCCTGGGAGGGGTCTGGGGACCAGGACAGcaggatgtgtgtgtgggggggtgttttcCGTGACTTTCATGTCCCAGGGCTCCGGCCAGCCTGACTGAAGTGAGGTGGCCCGTGGGTCTCAGAGCCTGGACCGCTGGGGACGTGCAGTAACGACAGAGTGGGAGCCGTTGGCACACTGAGCATGCATACagtgaaggggggggggggtcctgggcCTGCACCATCTGTGGGCCCGAGTGTCAGCCCGTGGGTGGACTTGGATGTGAGGCCGGCTGCCTTGCACTGAGTCAGCACGTGGGAAAGAGGCTCCTGCTTCACCCACCCTAGCGTCAGGCTACCAACCCATGtccacactgagtgaggctgacGTGTCCTGTGTTAAGGCCAGGAGAGTCAGGGACCAGCCCAGGGCCCAAGAGGTGAGCAGAGTCCAAAGGAGAAGGCAGGTTTCAGTACCCACAGGCCACAGCTCAACCCTCCTGGGGGCTCTGCTTTGAGAATGAGAACCCCTGATATCCTGGCTGGCCCGCTGCCCACCCCTCCCATGCAGGGCCCTTTGTCCGGgggtccccagcccaccccacccccgcacaGGTGTGGGGACTCTGCCTCATGTTCTGCCCATCCACCTATACGCTCAGTACACAGAGCACATTTTTGGAGTATATGAGCAGCTTAGCAGTGTTAACCTGTGGAATGGAGCAATGAGGTAGATgacataattaaaacattttggaTGTTGTTGAGATTATTTTTACAGTACAcataacttttttaatttttaaaaatagttcataCATTAAAGCAAGGtgagaaaagcattttaaatatttctttcaggagttcccatcgtggctcagtggaaatgaatctgactagcatccatgaggacacaggtttgatccctggcctcactcagtgggttaaggatcccacgttcccatgagctgtggtgtaggttgcagatgtggcttggatctggcattgctgtgactgtggtgtaggccaatgccacccctagcttgggaacctctatatgctgtgggtatggccctaaaaagattaaaaaaaaaatcaaaaggccaAAAATGTAGGGCTGAATCTTGTTTTAGTAGACATCATTTTAGAATTACATTATTGCAGATTACTTATTATAGATAATTGTTATTTacaaattataaatcaagtaGGTTACTATTTAGAATATGCTTTACCTGAAATTGGGAAATATCTGGTGACTCTGTagagacagttttatttatttaggaaataCAATTGAGGAAGAAAGTTACCTATTAGTTGAGAATATTCCTTCTAATAGAGAGCTTCAATTTTGGTGACTGTACATAGACTTCACCGTTGGGTTATCCTGCCCTCTGGTGGTCATTTCTCAAAATGCAGACAAAGCTGTATTAAGGCCAACTCTCTGAAACTATTAAAATAACCCAGGTATGGGAATTACACTGGCAATTTGGAGGTTTGAGAAACCTGAGAATCGTTCTCAGttggctttttcatttttgtaacaCAATCATGTCTCGATTACACATTCCCTTGACATTACTGACATAAAATTGAATTCCAGAATCTCTTGACCATTTGATTTAGTGAATTATCCAAAGCTATGGtaattttctgtaaaatttttacatatatagaATAATCTTAGATCTTTTAACTACTGAATAAAGGGTACTTTGCAAATTATCAGTCTAAAGTATACTTACCCTGTTTCCAACTGTTAGGTAAGTCctttatatactatattttttaCTCCTTATAACTACCCCATACAACTTGTGAAGTATACAGTGTATTATTCCGATTTCATGGGGAAATAAAGTGGTACCAGGGGGCTGATAAAACTTAGGAGGTAGTACTCCCCAGGCCAGAAAGGCTGAGTTTTGTGCCATAATGtcccttcttcttttaaaaacccATActgttaattaatttttaattcactttattTAATCAGAATATGTGGTAATGTTTTAACATACTAGTGTGTTTAAAGCAACATCTGTgtatcatattttttcatttgctaatgCATACCAGCCTCAAAGACCTAGGTTCTTCTGTAAAGTTTAAGAACTAGGCCCTATGATTTTAAAGAAGGTCTACaaagaggtttttcttttcttttttaattttatggctgcaccggtggcatatggaagttcctgggccagggacggacTCTGAAGCACAGCTgtgggcaacgctggatcctttgacACACTGTGCCAGGCGGAGATCAAACCCCGATCTCCGATCTCCACCCGaggcactgcagttggattcttaacccacggcgccacagcaggaactctgtttttttcatttttttaactaaagaatTTAGAAGGAAAACTAGCACTCCCTGTCCCTTTTCAAGGTGGACAGCAAACAGATGCTTGTGGGCTAAGAAAAAGTACAACCTGAGGAAGGGTCACAAGGTACAGAATTAAGAGCATGATTTCAGATAAGAATAATCAGCTTCAAAGAGATTTTTCGTTGCTATAGAACTCCAGGCTAAACTTTTTCAGGGTCCTTTGCCTAAAACAGCTTCACTTAAAAAATCCCTTGGGCATTCTTCATAGCAGGCAGGTCTAGGTCAGATCATTTCTGATTCAGCTGTCAGGCATCTACAGACAGGTCAGTCATGCCTATTTCTCCCCTGAATTTCTGTATCTGCTTTATGCTGGCCCTGTGTATAACTCCACACACAGAAACAAGGGGACAACCCTCAATAACAAAGGACAGACAAATAGCCTATAagagataaatacataaaatccATATATAATGGAGAAGGTTAGCTGCTTATAAAATAACCAGAATGTCTGGAAATGTGACTCATCACAGGATTTGGAGGCAAAACACAGACTCAGCTCAAACGTGGGGCCAGCGGTACTGTGGCCTATGCAAAGAGTGTATTAAAATATTCACGTAACTCTTTAGATGTTACTGTAATAATAACAGCTATGACAACTATTTAAAACCTATTTGTTATAAGTATTACTTCAAGCAATTCTCACCCCAACCCACAGGAGATGGGTATTCTTGTTAACCACACACTCATGATGAATAAACTAAGACACAGATTAAGCTCAATAACTCCCACCATTTCAGTCTAGTAAGTGATGGAGCAGCAGTCCTTCCCGGGCTGTAGGGTCAGCACGCAGAACCACCCGACCACACTGCCTCATTAAGATGGTCTACTCAGAGCTCGCGCTGTGGTGCaccagcagctgcggctcagattcattccatccctggctcaggaacttccatctgcaaCGGATGAGGccgaagaagaagaaggaaaa from Phacochoerus africanus isolate WHEZ1 chromosome 12, ROS_Pafr_v1, whole genome shotgun sequence includes these protein-coding regions:
- the LOC125112799 gene encoding uncharacterized protein LOC125112799 gives rise to the protein MSRAGAAFPAHLAPRVWGGRGGQRGGQASLEEVRWSEPPAVDLLCGLCLAAEWGGGMASGWQGEAGAQPPQGPVEGKARLQLCCPPSTPSTVSPFLGPRLDQLPMGLSPFKQLMAYEQRRRCEAQTWSPRPTSSSLHGRTRSPGRQSQAWGEEALGTGWRRRVPTRPLGEEPTGAAVGEGAKTGTPIARQTASPGPLGARADSAADCRPRSTPESPSRPRARAKGPAHSWAASELGLLPQLPPEGWAPASSAESSAAFLRPAPHKELGPHPAPPQHQSYI